From Parus major isolate Abel chromosome 1A, Parus_major1.1, whole genome shotgun sequence, the proteins below share one genomic window:
- the TCP11L2 gene encoding T-complex protein 11-like protein 2 isoform X5, translated as MPLNDDQNSDSDSSRLSESTASSSDSEYSRQSFNSDSSSKPSSPASSPPKVITFDELMAATRNLSNWTLAHEIAVNANFCIKHEDYPQNSFAGTVKQIVHKAFWDHLESELNEDPPEYEHAIKLFEEIKEILLSFLTPGANRIHNQICEVLDTDLIRQQAEHNAVDIPGLANYIINTMGKLCAPIRDNDIKQLKATDNIVELLRQIFRVLDLMKMDMANYTIKSLRPYLWHNLVDYERTKFQEILEETPSALNLTTEWIKESIEDELSSISDGSSSSPGADCSSKPIISPTLVLNNGYLKLLQWDYCKTIPETLITDEVRLQELREKLNQLKVIACVSLITNNMVGAAIVDVPDFADQLKRISFPLLEGMNKKSFDLKEALNAIGVQICSTVNKSLSERGLPTLSEEMQSNLMGQIAHIVEKNNPVCSLIDKRIQLFMRSLLALPSFQKCMPTMPGGLSVIQTEMEFLGSQYASIVNFNKKVYGPFYANILRKLLFPEAAMEKTEAETPSN; from the exons ATGCCTCTCAATGATGACCAGAACAGTGACTCAGATTCTTCACGCCTCTCAGAAAGCACAGCCTCTTCCAGCGACTCGGAATATTCCAGGCAGAGCTTTAACAGTGATTCTTCAAGCAAACCCAGCTCCCCAGCGT CAAGCCCTCCCAAGGTTATCACATTTGATGAACTGATGGCAGCTACAAGAAATCTGTCAAACTGGACTCTAGCTCATGAAATTGctgtaaatgcaaatttttgCATAAAACATGAAGACTACCCACAAAACAG CTTTGCAGGCACAGTGAAACAAATTGTACACAAGGCATTTTGGGATCATTTGGAATCAGAACTGAATGAAGATCCTCCAGAATATGAACATGCTATCAAGCTCTTTGAGGAAATTAAGGAG attcttctttccttcctgacTCCTGGAGCAAACAGGATTCACAATCAAATTTGTGAAGTTCTAGATACGGATCTTATAAGACAGCAGGCAGAACACAATGCTGTTGATATTCCTGGCCTAGCTAACTATATCATCAACACTATGGGAAAGTTATGTGCTCCAATAAGAGACAACGACATAAAACAGTTAAAAGCAACTGACAATATTGTAGAGTTACTGAG ACAAATATTCCGTGTTTTGGACCTGATGAAAATGGATATGGCAAATTACACAATTAAAAGCCTTAGACCATACCTCTGGCATAACTTGGTGGACTACGAAAGAACAAAATTCCAGGAAATTCTTGAAGAAACACCAA GTGCCCTGAATCTCACAACAGAATGGATAAAGGAATCAATAGAAGATGAATTGTCATCTATTTCTGATGGGTCTTCATCATCCCCTGGTGCTGATTGTAGTTCAAAACCAATTATTAGTCCTACACTGGTGCTAAACAATGGCTACTTGAAATTGTTACAGTGGGATTATTGCAAAACAATTCCGGAG ACTCTAATAACAGATGAAGTTCGTCTTCAGGAGTTGAGAGAAAAGCTCAATCAATTAAAAGTCATAGCTTGTGTTTCTCTCATAACAAACAACATGGTGGGTGCAGCAATTGTAGATGTGCCTGATTTTGCTGACCAGCTGAAAAGgatctcctttcctcttcttgaAGGCATGAACAAGAA aAGTTTTGACCTGAAGGAGGCTCTGAATGCTATTGGTGTCCAGATTTGCAGCACAGTGAATAAGTCTCTAAGTGAAAGAGGTCTTCCCACTCTTAGTGAAGAAATGCAGAGTAATTTAATGGGTCAAATTGCTCATATTGTTGAGAAGAATAATCCTGTCTGTTCCTTGATTG ACAAACGAATCCAGCTCTTCATGAGAAGCTTGCTTGCTCTTCCGAGTTTTCAGAAGTGTATGCCTACGATGCCAGGAGGCCTTTCTGTGATTCAGACAGAGATGGAGTTCCTGGGATCTCAGTATGCAAGCATTGTAAACTTCAATAAAAAGGTGTATGGACCATTCTATGCAAACATACttagaaaactgctttttcctgaGGCAGCaatggagaaaacagaagcagaaacacCTAGCAATTAA